In Epinephelus moara isolate mb chromosome 20, YSFRI_EMoa_1.0, whole genome shotgun sequence, the genomic stretch GGTTTGGCCACAGGTAATAAATAATGGGATTTCAAGTCATTTTAGATGTTCAATTTTCATATTAATGTTGGAGGCATATTAATAAACCTGAAGTGTGGCTAAATGGTTGTGTGCATCTTCTTCAGTTTAAACAATAATTAAGATAAAATGGTTGAATATGAGCATTTTTCAAAGACAGCGAatgtgtgtcatttttttcaggATTAACTATAAGAAAACTGACAGACTATGACGGATAAGTTTGTCTGATAGACTTTGTTTCATAGAGAGCATGCACAAATGATTTACATCAGAGGTGTGTCTTGTTGTCTACAGGTCTTGAAGAGTCTTAGATTGTTTTAAATTTCGATTTGATGGGatttctccagcctgacagaaGCAATGACTGTTTACAATTATTGGACAGAAAGATAACTGCAGTATTTctctgaatattgcaataataaataaacatttatgacatgtacatgcaaactccacgcagatgacattttgttttatttttacattaaacacattaagcTTAAAGTCACCCAATTCTCATTTTTCCTTACTGAtcattttgaactgacatcagtgtgtttacttggaAAGAGTACTCACACTAAGGTCTTAAagagtcttaaatttaacttggttATGTCTATAAACACCCTGTGgtaataaaaaagaacaaatgatgTTGAgctaatttaaaacattttgtcgTCATACATTTCCTTTACAATGTGGGTCATGTTTCCCAGCATGCTTGTTATCTGGCCTGTTATGGACATCAGCTTCATTAACCTATTTAGCTACTGTTTCACTACATTAAAGCCAGTTTTGGATGTGTTTGGATGTGTGTAGAAATGCAATCTCCCTTTTTGTGTCTTGTTCAACtactgaagggaaaaaaatgtatctataCAGTTTTGAATTTCTTAAGGTCTTATACAGGTTAACATTGTTCTTGTACAACAGACCAGGGgcttttgtagcttcctctgtATAACTGATATCCAGCGATAACTTTGAAGTGATACACTAAATGCATTCAGGCAGCACACCTGCCAGTGAGCAGCAGTCACACACTGTTAACCTCAAGATCTGGAAGTGTTTGTGAGTCAACGAAGCTTCACAAACTCTCTAGCTGTCTGCCTTTGTCAAAGTTTGGCTACATAAAGAGCCCTTTAGCTCCAACCTTGTGATTGTAAGAGTCACACTAAAGTGAGCTCGAGCACGGCACCCCAGCCCTGGCCGTAAGGTAAGCAAACTAAATATTATGCTTCTTAATTAAAGGAGGAATTAATAGTTCTCAGGCTTTTTATTTCAAGATTGTGCTGCTGTTACTTGTGTGGAGCTTGTGTTACCATCCTGTAAAAGTCTAACACTGCCGGGGTTGAAGTGACTCATACTGTCCACAGTGGTACAAATATTGCTGTTAAAGCCACTGAAATTGCATTATATTGTTATACAAGTCAGTTAAAGTAATGATGGCACAACAGCGTGACTCAGAATACATTGTTGGGATGACTCTAAAagagatattaagtcatttgTTAAATTGGAAAATGAATGCagtaattttgttttgattcatcATCCTTTTAAAGGCAGAATCCACATCGCCAGTACGTAACACAAAATAACGTCCACGCTGTGTGTCATTGTCCAGTAATTTCATAATGGTGCTGACCCCAGAAAAAGTGACCCATTTTTCCAGGAAAATCATGCTGAGTACTGTCACATTCCCAGAAAGTTACTGACTCAGTGAAGCAGCTCTTGGAAGTATTTGTTGGTGTCTCATGCTGCGTTTAAGTACATCCTGTAAGGCTCTGGTTTAAAAACGTTTAGATGAGGTTTTGTTTGCTGTTGGAAAAAGTAAAGTGACCCCATGAGGAGGTAATCTCTCTTTACTTATTTGAGTGTGTAATTATGTATTGTGGCTGATGTTTGACTGTAGGAatcaaaaaacagcagcagcatacaTACAGCAAACAACATATTGTTAGAGTGGCAGTAAATTAACCTAGCATATTGTTAGTGTTGGTAGGTGTGTCGTGGTTTTTGTGCTCTCCATCCCCAAAATGTCACATCCTGGCAAAATGACTCCTATATAATGTGTTGTTAGTAGTTGTTGGTATTGTATTTAATGTCATGTGTTAAATGTAATGACTGTTTATATGTTTTGGGGGTCGGGATCACATGGATTATGATCCTCCAGATGTTACTATCataaacaggaagtcaaattTAAACCCCCCTGTATGAAAACAATCAACAGCTGACTGACatattattgtgtttgtgtgctgttttGATGCAGGCACCTGCAGGAAAATGACCCTCCAGCCATTAACTGCAGTGAACTGTGCAGGCCTCGTACAGCCTGgcctctctctgctgcagctggatgGCGAGGCTCTCCTGTTTGGCCAGAAAGGTTGGCCCAAGCGCTCATGTCCAACGGGAGTGTTTGGGGTTCGGATCAAATGTGGCGAGATGAAGCTGAGGGCCATCTCTTTCTCTAATGAATCATGCTACCTTCCTCCGTTACGTTGCCCAGCTGTTTGCCGCCTCGACCCGTATGAAGGGCTTCCAGAGAGTTACCTCATCCACGGCGGCCGCACTCCAAATAACGAGATCTCATCCAGCCTGTACCTGCTGACCGTTGATAGCCGCGGCTGCAATCGTAAACTGACCCTGTGCTGCAAAGAGAAAGAACTGGTGGGTGAAGTGCCGGGGGCCAGGTACGGCCACACAATGAGCATGATTCAGAGCCGGGGGAAGACAGCTTGTGTGTTGTTTGGGGGTCGATCATACATGCCAGTGGGAGAGCGCACCACAGAGAGCTGGAACAGCGTTATCGACTGTCCTCCTCGGGTGTTCCTGTTTGACTTAGAGTTTGGTTGCTCCTCTGCGCACATTGTACCTGAGCTGTTCGATGGTCAGTCTTTCCATTTGGCCCTTGCTAGAGAAGACTGCGTCTACTTCCTCGGGGGTCATTCACTCACATCTGACTCCCGCCCCCCTCGACTCTTCCGCCTGCGTGTTGAGCTTCTGCAGGGAAGCCCATTGCTTTCCTGTGAGACTCTAGACACCGGCATATCCATCTCTAGCGCCATAATCACCCGCACAGGTCCCACTCACAGATACATCGTCTTAGGTGGCTATCAGTCAGACTCTCAGAAGAGGATGGAGTGCAGCACTGTGATTCTCAATGAAAAAGGGATCCACATTGAGCCCCTGGATCCACCTAAGTGGACCCCAGATATCATCCACAGTCGCACTTGGTTTGGTGGCAGTGCTGGGGAGGGAAGCATCCTACTTGCTGTGCCTACTGAGGGAAGGCCGTCCCAAGCAGATATGCATTACTTTTATCAGGTCAGCTTCcagacagagggagaagccagagaggaagaaggaacCCAGGGCTGCAGCCAGGAGTCAACAGATTACGATGACTCCACTCCTCTGGAAGACTCTGAGGAGCTCTACTTCGGACGTGAGCCACACGAGCTGGAGGACAGCAGTGAGGGAGAAGAGGGTGCTTACAATGAGGACGATGAAGAGGATGAATCACAAACAGGCTACTGGATCAAATGCTGCCTGGGTTGTAATGTGGACCCCAACACGTGGGAGCCGTACTACTCCACTGAGCTCCACCGGCCAGCTATGATCTTCTGCTCCAGAGGTGAGGGGGGACACTGGGTCCATGCCCAGTGCATGGAGCTGTCTGAAACGCTGCTGCTCAGGCTCTCTCAGGGCAGCAAGAAGTACTTCTGCCTGGACCACGGAGGCCTGCCGTACCAGGAGATGACCCCACCTCGACAGGTCATGCCTCTGAAGCGCACCCCCATGAAAGTTAAGGACAGGAAAACTCCTCCGACAATCAAAATGTCCCCCAGcaaaaaaagctttttcagGAGGCTTTTTGACTGAATCGAGTTTACTGACCACGGTTTAAACTTCTGTGTGTAATAAGGATGTTTATATGCAATGAataaaaaactgataaaagatACATAATATGCTGATCTGTACTCTGTGCAAAATTtttgtgaaggaaaaaaacaaacaataaaattgCAACCCTATATTTCCCGTCTAACATCTgtatattttcattaaaaatttAAGTCTATCCACAATGTttctattttgtgtttttaccagcTATAAATCagattgttgtaattttgtattCTATTATGTGCCACAAGTTTAACTTCCAGACACTTTCTTTCATAGCCAGATGGAGCCGAACTCTTTTTTTTACAATTCTTTCCACAATTAAAACGATGGTTATCGAATGAAAAATGCCCAATAAACTGATCTGTACACGAcgaaataaacaataaactgcCTCACATTCTGTTTTCAGACCTGTTTATTTCTAATGTGTTTTCCCCAAACTTTTTATGTGGCAGAAAATTTTgatatatcagtgtttctagtttgcatttttatcagttttatatgcatttgcagttattttgtaTTCCATCGAGAACCACAGGGAAAATAAGAGGGTAAATCAACAGTTTGTAACACTGGCTTTGAGGGCAAAATATACCTCAATTGTTTTTATgattaaatgaattaattaataaataattattgtACACTTCTGTAGTCAGTTACACCTGTAATTGAATCAAATTAAATCATGAATGTCTTTATAGTTGTATCTTTTTAAAGGGCTTTCACAGTCTTATATGAGACggaagttattttttattttagtaccacagtaaaaaaaaaaaagaagctgttaTGAGTGCTGTCTTCCAGATTAAAATGTGCCTGAATCCTGAATTCttcaatatcaaaataaaaccaaatatatttgctcaataaaaacaaacaaggagaTCAAGTCAgtttatatctttatttattctttGGAGGAAACAAGGACAAATAAA encodes the following:
- the rag2 gene encoding V(D)J recombination-activating protein 2, whose translation is MTLQPLTAVNCAGLVQPGLSLLQLDGEALLFGQKGWPKRSCPTGVFGVRIKCGEMKLRAISFSNESCYLPPLRCPAVCRLDPYEGLPESYLIHGGRTPNNEISSSLYLLTVDSRGCNRKLTLCCKEKELVGEVPGARYGHTMSMIQSRGKTACVLFGGRSYMPVGERTTESWNSVIDCPPRVFLFDLEFGCSSAHIVPELFDGQSFHLALAREDCVYFLGGHSLTSDSRPPRLFRLRVELLQGSPLLSCETLDTGISISSAIITRTGPTHRYIVLGGYQSDSQKRMECSTVILNEKGIHIEPLDPPKWTPDIIHSRTWFGGSAGEGSILLAVPTEGRPSQADMHYFYQVSFQTEGEAREEEGTQGCSQESTDYDDSTPLEDSEELYFGREPHELEDSSEGEEGAYNEDDEEDESQTGYWIKCCLGCNVDPNTWEPYYSTELHRPAMIFCSRGEGGHWVHAQCMELSETLLLRLSQGSKKYFCLDHGGLPYQEMTPPRQVMPLKRTPMKVKDRKTPPTIKMSPSKKSFFRRLFD